A single region of the Streptococcus macedonicus ACA-DC 198 genome encodes:
- the coaE gene encoding Dephospho-CoA kinase yields MSKTMTKIIGITGGIASGKSTVVAEIRKQGYQVIDADQVVHELQEKGGKLYQTLVEWLGNDILQENGELDRQKLGQVIFRNKEMMAKSSRVQNEIIRQELANRRNQLAQTEEVFFMDIPLLIELDYMDWFDEVWLVYVDEKTQLDRLVMRNHYTRSEAQKRITSQMSTEAKKAYADKILDNRGNFQELKEQIGRLLKVL; encoded by the coding sequence ATGTCAAAAACAATGACAAAAATTATTGGAATCACGGGCGGAATTGCTTCAGGAAAGTCAACGGTTGTGGCTGAAATTCGAAAACAGGGCTATCAGGTTATTGATGCGGACCAGGTTGTGCATGAATTGCAAGAAAAAGGTGGTAAGTTGTATCAAACTTTAGTTGAATGGCTTGGAAATGATATTCTGCAAGAAAACGGAGAGCTTGACCGTCAAAAATTAGGACAAGTTATTTTTAGAAATAAAGAGATGATGGCAAAATCATCAAGGGTGCAAAATGAGATTATTCGTCAAGAATTAGCTAATCGTCGGAATCAATTAGCCCAGACAGAGGAAGTTTTTTTTATGGATATTCCGCTGTTGATTGAGCTTGATTATATGGATTGGTTTGATGAGGTCTGGTTAGTTTATGTTGATGAAAAGACGCAGTTAGACCGTTTAGTGATGCGAAATCATTACACGCGTTCTGAAGCACAAAAGCGCATTACGAGTCAGATGTCAACAGAAGCTAAAAAAGCTTACGCTGATAAAATACTAGATAATCGTGGTAATTTTCAAGAGCTAAAAGAGCAAATTGGACGATTGTTAAAAGTACTATAG
- the era gene encoding GTP-binding protein Era, with product MFKSGFVAILGRPNVGKSTFLNRVMGQKIAIMSDKAQTTRNKIMGIYTTDTEQIVFIDTPGIHKPKNALGDFMVESAYSTLREVDTVLFMVPADEKRGKGDDMIIERLKAAKIPVILVINKIDKVHPDQLLEQINDFRSQMDFKEIVPISALQGNNVETLMNILKDNLEEGFQYFPEDQITDHPERFLVSEMIREKILKLTEQEVPHSVAVIVESMKRDPETDKVHIRATIMVERDSQKGIIIGKKGAMLKKIGKMARRDIEIMLGDKVYLETWVKVKKNWRDKKLDLADFGYNEKEY from the coding sequence ATGTTTAAATCAGGTTTTGTAGCGATTTTAGGTCGCCCAAATGTTGGAAAATCAACATTTTTAAATCGTGTTATGGGGCAAAAAATTGCTATTATGAGTGATAAAGCTCAAACAACTCGTAATAAAATTATGGGAATTTACACGACGGATACGGAACAGATTGTTTTTATCGACACACCTGGGATTCATAAACCGAAAAATGCACTAGGTGATTTCATGGTGGAATCTGCTTACAGTACTCTTCGTGAAGTTGACACAGTCCTTTTTATGGTACCTGCTGATGAAAAGCGTGGTAAGGGTGATGATATGATTATCGAGCGCTTGAAGGCTGCTAAAATTCCTGTCATCTTAGTCATTAATAAGATTGACAAAGTGCACCCAGACCAACTTTTGGAACAAATTAATGATTTCCGTAGTCAAATGGATTTCAAAGAAATTGTGCCAATTTCAGCTCTTCAAGGGAACAATGTTGAAACATTGATGAACATTTTGAAAGATAATTTGGAGGAAGGGTTCCAATATTTCCCTGAGGACCAAATTACTGACCACCCAGAACGTTTCTTGGTGTCAGAAATGATTCGTGAAAAAATCTTGAAATTGACTGAACAAGAAGTGCCACATTCTGTTGCGGTTATCGTTGAGTCTATGAAACGTGACCCTGAAACGGATAAAGTGCATATCCGTGCGACAATTATGGTTGAACGTGATAGCCAAAAAGGGATTATTATCGGTAAGAAAGGGGCAATGCTCAAGAAAATCGGTAAAATGGCACGTCGTGATATTGAAATCATGCTTGGTGACAAAGTTTACCTTGAAACATGGGTTAAAGTTAAGAAAAATTGGCGTGATAAAAAACTTGACCTTGCTGACTTTGGTTACAACGAGAAAGAATATTAA
- the smpB gene encoding tmRNA-binding protein SmpB, with translation MPKGDGNVVAQNKKARHDYNIVDTIEAGIVLTGTEIKSVRAARIQLKDGYAQIKNGEAWLINVHISPFEQGNIWNQDPERTRKLLLKKREIEKLSNDLKGTGMTLVPLKVYLKNGFAKVLLGVAKGKHDYDKRETIKRREQDRDIKRQMKNFNAR, from the coding sequence ATGCCAAAAGGTGACGGAAATGTCGTTGCACAAAATAAAAAAGCGCGTCATGACTATAACATCGTTGATACAATTGAAGCAGGGATTGTTCTGACAGGAACAGAAATCAAGAGCGTTCGTGCTGCACGTATTCAGCTCAAAGATGGCTATGCCCAAATCAAAAATGGTGAAGCTTGGCTGATTAATGTCCATATTTCACCTTTTGAACAAGGAAATATTTGGAATCAAGACCCTGAGCGCACTCGTAAATTATTGCTAAAAAAACGCGAAATCGAAAAATTATCAAATGACCTAAAAGGAACAGGGATGACCCTTGTACCACTTAAAGTTTATTTGAAAAATGGCTTCGCTAAAGTTTTGCTCGGTGTGGCAAAAGGAAAACATGATTATGATAAACGTGAGACCATCAAACGTCGTGAACAAGACCGCGACATCAAACGCCAAATGAAAAATTTCAATGCAAGGTAA
- the dgkA gene encoding Diacylglycerol kinase — protein MDSRDNNSPKKWKNRTLVASMEFAITGIITAFKEERNMRKHMVSAILASIAGAVFRISAIEWLFLLLVIFLVITFEIINSAIENVVDLASNYHFSMLAKNAKDMAAGAVLVISGYAVLTGLIIFVPKIIALIFGE, from the coding sequence ATGGACTCAAGAGACAATAATTCACCTAAAAAGTGGAAAAATCGCACGTTAGTAGCGAGTATGGAATTTGCCATTACAGGTATTATTACAGCCTTCAAAGAAGAAAGAAACATGCGCAAGCATATGGTTTCAGCTATTTTGGCGAGCATAGCTGGCGCTGTTTTTCGAATTTCAGCGATTGAGTGGCTCTTTTTGCTACTGGTAATCTTTTTAGTCATCACGTTTGAAATCATTAATTCGGCGATTGAAAATGTGGTCGACCTTGCTAGCAATTACCATTTTTCAATGTTGGCTAAAAATGCTAAGGATATGGCAGCAGGTGCAGTTTTAGTCATTTCAGGCTATGCTGTTTTAACAGGATTGATTATTTTTGTACCGAAAATTATTGCCTTGATTTTTGGTGAATAG
- a CDS encoding Preprotein translocase subunit SecG produces the protein MYNILLKTLLVLSVIIVIAIFLQPQKNPSSNVFDNSGSEALFERTKARGFEAFMQRFTAVLVFFWLAIALALAILSSK, from the coding sequence ATGTACAATATACTACTGAAAACTTTGCTGGTATTATCTGTTATTATTGTGATTGCTATTTTCTTGCAACCACAAAAAAATCCAAGTAGCAATGTATTTGATAACAGCGGTTCAGAAGCTTTGTTTGAACGTACTAAAGCGCGTGGCTTCGAAGCGTTTATGCAACGTTTTACAGCAGTTCTAGTTTTCTTTTGGCTAGCAATTGCTTTGGCGCTAGCGATTTTATCAAGTAAGTAG
- a CDS encoding LSU ribosomal protein L33p, giving the protein MRIKINLKCNSCGSKNYLTSKNKTTHPERIQVLKYCPKERKVTLHIES; this is encoded by the coding sequence GTGAGAATAAAGATTAATTTAAAATGCAACAGTTGTGGTAGTAAGAATTATTTGACAAGTAAAAATAAAACAACTCATCCAGAGCGTATTCAGGTCTTAAAATATTGTCCAAAAGAGCGAAAAGTGACCTTACATATTGAATCTTAG
- the pmrA gene encoding Multidrug resistance efflux pump PmrA — MRVAWLGNFFTGASFSLVMPFMALYIEQLGAPKNKVEWYAGLAVSLSALTSALIAPVWGRLADRYGRKLMMVRASLVMTFTMGGLAFVPNVFWLLVLRILNGLFSGYVPNSTALIASQAPKNRLGYALGTLATGVIGGSLVGPLLGGVLAEILGIRQVFLLVGFILLICNLMTVFFVKEDFQPVTKTEALSTRELFSSIKNKQILIGLFVTSMIIQVSAQSIAPILTLYIRHLGQTENLMFVSGLIVSALGFSSMLSSSTLGKIGDRIGNHRLLLIALFYSFSMYVLCALAQNSLQLGIVRFLYGFGTGALMPNINSLLTKITPREGISRIFSYNQMFMNMGQVIGPFIGSAIATDLGYRSVFYVTSLIVFVNFVWSLINFRRYLKVKEIV, encoded by the coding sequence TTGCGGGTAGCTTGGCTTGGTAACTTTTTTACTGGGGCAAGCTTTTCACTTGTCATGCCTTTTATGGCTTTATATATTGAACAACTTGGAGCACCTAAAAATAAGGTAGAATGGTATGCTGGTTTAGCGGTGTCACTATCAGCTTTAACTTCGGCTCTTATTGCTCCAGTATGGGGACGTTTGGCAGACCGTTATGGTCGTAAACTAATGATGGTAAGAGCGAGTTTGGTGATGACTTTTACCATGGGTGGTTTAGCCTTTGTTCCTAACGTTTTTTGGTTATTAGTTTTGCGTATTTTGAACGGTTTGTTTTCTGGCTATGTCCCTAATTCAACAGCCTTGATTGCCAGTCAAGCTCCCAAAAATCGTTTAGGTTATGCGCTTGGAACACTAGCAACTGGTGTTATCGGTGGTAGTTTGGTAGGACCGTTATTGGGTGGTGTTCTTGCTGAAATCTTGGGCATTCGTCAAGTTTTTCTTTTGGTCGGCTTTATTTTATTGATTTGTAATCTGATGACCGTTTTTTTTTGTTAAAGAAGATTTTCAACCAGTTACTAAGACAGAAGCTCTATCAACACGTGAGCTATTCTCCTCAATTAAGAATAAGCAAATTTTAATTGGTCTTTTTGTGACTAGCATGATTATCCAAGTATCAGCACAATCTATTGCCCCAATTTTGACCTTGTATATTCGTCATCTTGGTCAAACAGAGAACTTGATGTTTGTCTCTGGTTTGATTGTGTCCGCACTAGGATTTTCAAGTATGCTCTCAAGCTCGACTCTTGGGAAAATTGGTGATAGAATAGGTAATCATAGATTACTTTTGATTGCTCTATTTTATAGCTTTAGTATGTATGTGCTTTGTGCCCTTGCTCAGAATTCATTACAATTAGGTATTGTCCGCTTCTTGTATGGTTTTGGTACAGGTGCGTTGATGCCGAATATCAATTCATTGTTGACTAAAATCACACCACGCGAGGGAATTTCACGTATTTTTAGCTATAATCAAATGTTTATGAATATGGGACAAGTTATTGGACCTTTTATTGGGTCAGCAATTGCAACTGATTTGGGATATCGTTCGGTTTTCTACGTGACTAGTCTTATTGTCTTTGTAAACTTTGTCTGGAGCCTTATTAATTTTAGAAGATACTTGAAAGTTAAGGAAATCGTGTGA
- the rnr1 gene encoding 3'-to-5' exoribonuclease RNase R 1: MNEKIIAYLEEHGKVNINELATGLDMAGAEKFPKLIKEISKLESQGKLRFDDHGNLALRKKIEKKKEITVTGVFRANKAGFGFLAVDENEDDMFLGRNDVGHAVDGDTVEAVVKKPANRLKGTAAEGRIVGIVERSLKTVVGKFIFDDEKPKYAGYIKSKNQKIQQKIYIKKDPVLLDGTEIIKVDIDKYPTRGHDYFVGHVRDIVGHQGDVGIDVLEVLESMDIKSEFPEDVMAEANAVPDAPSEKDMIGRVDLRNEITFTIDGADAKDLDDAVHIKLLNNGNFELGVHIADVSYYVTEDSALNREAVARGTSVYVTDRVVPMLPERLSNGICSLNPNVDRLTLSCLMEIDRNGHVVNHQICQSVIKTTFRMTYSDVNDIIAGDEELIEQYQPIVDSIHHMTALHNILETMRVRRGALNFDTSEAKIIVNDKGMPVDIVLRQRGIAERMIESFMLAANETVAEHFAKRKLPFIYRIHEEPKAEKLQKFLDYASIFGVQIHGTANKITQQALQDFMEKVEGKPGAEVLNMMLLRSMQQARYSEHNHGHYGLAAEYYTHFTSPIRRYPDLLVHRMIREYTQLTDEKIEHFRNVIPELATSSSTLERRAIDAERVVEAMKKAEYMEEYVGQEFDGVVASVVKFGMFIKLPNTIEGLVHITTLPEFYNYNERTLTLQGEKSGKVFRVGQPIKIKLTRADKETGDIDFEYIPSEYDVVEKVKKSRKDRSGKEKRRPKADNHKGSKSNKPRNRKSSTSTSKKSGKKPFYKEVAKKNHVKLKNKTAN; the protein is encoded by the coding sequence ATGAATGAAAAAATTATTGCTTATTTAGAGGAGCATGGGAAAGTCAATATTAATGAATTGGCTACTGGGCTAGACATGGCTGGCGCTGAAAAATTTCCAAAGCTTATCAAAGAGATTTCAAAATTGGAAAGCCAAGGAAAACTGCGTTTTGATGACCATGGGAACCTTGCTCTTCGTAAAAAAATAGAGAAGAAAAAAGAAATCACCGTTACGGGTGTTTTTCGTGCTAACAAGGCTGGTTTTGGTTTTTTAGCGGTTGATGAAAATGAAGATGACATGTTTCTCGGACGTAATGATGTTGGTCATGCGGTTGACGGAGATACGGTTGAAGCAGTTGTTAAAAAGCCAGCTAATCGCTTGAAAGGTACAGCAGCTGAGGGTCGCATTGTCGGCATTGTTGAGCGTAGCTTAAAAACAGTTGTTGGGAAATTTATTTTTGATGACGAAAAACCAAAATACGCTGGTTACATTAAATCTAAAAATCAAAAAATTCAACAAAAGATTTATATCAAGAAAGATCCTGTTTTGCTTGACGGTACTGAGATTATCAAGGTTGACATTGATAAATACCCAACACGTGGTCATGATTATTTTGTTGGTCATGTGCGTGATATCGTTGGACACCAAGGTGATGTTGGTATTGATGTGCTTGAAGTCCTTGAATCAATGGACATCAAATCAGAATTTCCAGAAGATGTTATGGCTGAAGCTAATGCCGTTCCAGATGCGCCGTCTGAAAAAGACATGATTGGTCGTGTTGATTTGCGTAATGAAATAACCTTTACCATTGATGGTGCGGATGCCAAAGACTTGGATGACGCTGTCCATATTAAATTACTTAACAATGGTAATTTTGAGCTCGGTGTTCATATTGCGGACGTTTCATACTATGTCACAGAAGACTCTGCGCTTAATCGTGAAGCCGTTGCTCGTGGGACATCAGTTTATGTGACTGACCGTGTAGTTCCAATGCTGCCTGAACGTTTGTCAAATGGTATTTGTTCGTTAAATCCTAATGTTGACCGTTTGACACTATCATGTTTAATGGAAATTGACCGCAATGGTCACGTTGTTAATCACCAAATTTGTCAATCAGTCATTAAGACAACTTTCCGTATGACTTACAGCGATGTCAATGACATTATTGCTGGTGATGAAGAATTGATTGAGCAATACCAACCAATCGTTGACTCTATTCATCATATGACTGCTCTTCACAATATTCTTGAAACCATGCGCGTGCGCCGCGGTGCTCTTAACTTTGATACGAGCGAAGCTAAGATTATTGTTAATGATAAAGGAATGCCAGTTGATATTGTGCTTCGTCAACGTGGTATTGCTGAACGCATGATTGAATCTTTCATGTTGGCAGCTAATGAAACAGTTGCAGAGCATTTTGCAAAACGTAAATTGCCATTTATTTACCGTATCCATGAGGAACCAAAAGCTGAAAAATTACAAAAATTCCTTGATTATGCTAGCATTTTTGGCGTTCAAATCCATGGTACAGCTAACAAAATCACTCAACAAGCTTTGCAAGATTTCATGGAAAAAGTGGAAGGTAAACCGGGCGCAGAAGTGTTAAACATGATGCTTCTTCGTTCAATGCAACAAGCACGTTATTCTGAACATAATCACGGACACTATGGTTTGGCTGCGGAGTACTATACTCACTTCACAAGTCCAATTCGTCGTTATCCTGATTTACTTGTTCACCGCATGATTCGCGAATACACACAACTCACTGATGAGAAAATCGAACACTTTAGAAATGTGATTCCAGAATTGGCAACGTCATCTTCAACCCTTGAACGTCGCGCTATTGATGCTGAACGTGTCGTTGAAGCCATGAAAAAAGCCGAATACATGGAAGAATACGTTGGTCAAGAATTTGACGGTGTGGTTGCTAGTGTCGTGAAATTTGGGATGTTCATCAAATTGCCAAATACAATCGAAGGGCTTGTCCACATCACAACTCTGCCAGAATTTTACAATTACAACGAACGTACATTGACCCTTCAAGGTGAAAAATCAGGAAAAGTTTTCCGTGTTGGTCAACCGATTAAAATCAAATTAACACGTGCTGATAAAGAAACTGGCGATATTGACTTTGAATACATTCCAAGTGAGTATGATGTGGTAGAGAAAGTTAAAAAATCACGCAAAGACCGTTCTGGTAAAGAAAAACGTCGTCCAAAAGCGGATAACCACAAAGGTTCAAAATCAAACAAACCACGAAATCGTAAATCTTCCACTTCAACTTCTAAAAAGTCAGGCAAGAAACCTTTCTATAAAGAGGTTGCTAAGAAAAATCACGTAAAGCTAAAAAATAAAACTGCTAATTAA
- the tnpA gene encoding Transposase, IS204/IS1001/IS1096/IS1165 — MEQLNLITNFLRIKDKNITITDEYNMGTHLELHGHLDYTAPKCPKCKGQMAKYDYQKTSKIPYLETAGYPLLIRLRKRRFKCKDCGKMAVAETPLVKKNHQISVAVNQKIAQLLIENQAMQQIAHRLSISTSSVMRKLNEFKFETDWNTLPEVMSWDEYAFKKGKMSFIAQDFDSLNVIAILDGRTQATIRNHFLRYPRKVRNRVKVITMDMFSPYYQLAKQLFPNAKIVLDRFHIVQHLSRAMNRVRIQIMNQFDRKSQEYRALKRYWKLIQQDSRKLSDKRFYRPMFRMHLTNKEILEKLLSYSDELRQHYELYQLLLYHFQEKNSDHFFDLIEQEIATVNPIFQTVFKTFLKDKDKVLNAMELPYSNAKLEATNNLIKVIKRNAFGFRNFENFKKRILIALNIKKERAKFVLSRC, encoded by the coding sequence ATGGAACAACTAAATCTTATCACAAATTTTCTCAGAATTAAAGACAAAAATATCACTATCACTGATGAATATAATATGGGGACTCACTTAGAACTCCACGGTCACTTGGACTACACAGCCCCTAAATGCCCAAAATGCAAGGGACAAATGGCTAAGTACGACTACCAGAAAACTTCTAAAATCCCCTACCTAGAAACTGCTGGCTACCCTTTGCTTATCCGTCTTCGAAAGCGTCGTTTCAAGTGTAAAGATTGCGGAAAAATGGCGGTAGCTGAAACTCCTCTTGTCAAGAAAAACCACCAAATCTCTGTCGCTGTTAACCAGAAGATCGCTCAATTACTCATCGAAAATCAAGCAATGCAACAGATTGCACACAGGCTATCTATCTCAACATCGTCAGTTATGAGAAAGCTCAATGAGTTCAAGTTTGAAACGGATTGGAATACCCTACCCGAGGTGATGAGCTGGGACGAGTATGCCTTCAAGAAGGGGAAAATGAGCTTCATCGCTCAAGATTTCGACTCCCTAAATGTCATCGCCATTCTCGACGGAAGAACCCAAGCAACCATCCGAAACCACTTTCTACGCTATCCTAGAAAGGTTAGAAATCGGGTCAAAGTGATTACCATGGATATGTTTAGTCCCTATTATCAACTTGCTAAACAGCTTTTTCCGAATGCAAAAATTGTACTCGATCGCTTTCATATCGTGCAACACCTTAGTCGTGCTATGAACCGTGTCCGTATTCAAATTATGAATCAATTCGACAGAAAATCCCAGGAATACCGAGCCTTGAAACGTTACTGGAAATTGATACAACAAGATAGCCGTAAACTCAGCGATAAACGATTTTATCGTCCTATGTTTCGAATGCATTTGACTAACAAGGAAATCCTAGAAAAACTCCTATCCTACTCAGATGAACTACGACAGCACTATGAACTCTATCAGCTTCTCTTATATCATTTCCAAGAGAAAAACTCAGATCATTTCTTTGACCTCATCGAACAGGAAATAGCCACTGTTAATCCTATTTTCCAGACGGTATTTAAGACATTTTTAAAGGATAAGGACAAGGTTTTAAACGCCATGGAATTGCCTTATTCCAACGCCAAACTGGAAGCTACCAATAATCTCATCAAAGTCATTAAGAGAAATGCCTTTGGTTTCAGGAACTTTGAAAACTTTAAAAAACGGATTTTGATTGCTTTGAACATAAAGAAAGAGAGAGCGAAGTTCGTCCTCTCTAGGTGTTAG
- the mutM gene encoding Formamidopyrimidine-DNA glycosylase, whose translation MSYHLRQDSCFSLSRLTAWYRIVMPELPEVETVRRGLESLIVGRKIVAVDVRVPKIIKTDLVAFETEIVGQTFQNIGRRGKYLLLMLNKQVIISHLRMEGKYLLFPEQVPYNKHFHVLFQLDDGSTLVYQDVRKFGTMELLYPNQIEAYFQKKKLGPEPTKETFDLSEFTRKLKTSKKFVKPYLLDQTLVVGLGNIYVDEVLWAAKIHPERISSSLTDLEKTLLHDEIIRILQLGIAKGGTTIRTYHNAFGEDGNMQQFLQVYGKTGEPCPRCATPIEKIKVGGRGTHLCPACQKQ comes from the coding sequence GTGTCTTATCACCTTCGTCAAGATTCCTGTTTTTCTTTGAGTCGCTTAACGGCTTGGTATCGTATTGTTATGCCTGAATTGCCTGAGGTTGAGACGGTTAGACGTGGTTTGGAGAGTCTGATTGTTGGTCGAAAAATTGTAGCTGTTGATGTTCGTGTGCCTAAGATTATCAAAACAGATTTGGTGGCGTTTGAGACTGAGATTGTTGGGCAAACGTTTCAGAATATTGGAAGGCGTGGAAAATATTTACTATTAATGTTGAATAAGCAGGTGATTATTTCTCATTTGCGAATGGAAGGTAAGTATTTGCTTTTTCCAGAACAGGTGCCTTACAACAAACATTTTCATGTTCTTTTTCAACTTGATGATGGGTCAACGTTGGTTTATCAAGATGTTCGTAAGTTTGGGACAATGGAATTGTTATATCCAAATCAGATAGAAGCTTATTTTCAAAAGAAAAAGCTTGGTCCTGAACCGACAAAGGAAACATTTGACTTATCAGAGTTTACTAGAAAATTGAAAACTTCTAAAAAGTTTGTCAAGCCTTATCTTTTAGATCAGACCCTAGTTGTGGGGCTTGGAAATATTTATGTTGATGAGGTGCTCTGGGCAGCAAAAATTCATCCAGAGCGTATTAGTTCAAGTTTAACAGACTTGGAAAAAACGTTGTTGCACGATGAGATTATTCGAATTTTACAGCTAGGAATTGCTAAAGGTGGAACAACAATCAGAACGTATCATAATGCCTTTGGTGAGGATGGCAATATGCAGCAATTTTTGCAAGTTTACGGTAAGACGGGCGAACCTTGCCCACGTTGTGCAACACCGATTGAAAAAATCAAAGTAGGAGGTCGTGGGACACATCTTTGTCCTGCATGTCAAAAACAATGA